One Desulforegula conservatrix Mb1Pa DNA segment encodes these proteins:
- a CDS encoding ParA family protein: MTSDNKKAQIVSILNQKGGVGKTTTTVNLSHAVGLKEFKVLVIDMDPQCNASMILGKLSPFEQPKTIVDLFTSESNISDCIVPTKYKNVDMVSSHMDLFAVKTQITGTTEGVVGLRKKIDKATLSKYDFIIIDCQPDIGGALVTNALVISDKYIVPVGAEDVFGLRGIKQLETAVKSVRESINEKIKMLGVLITMADYRSNATSVMIETINTHFKEGEVFETVIKRNASINTAFMQNKSVISHDGRTPGAVDYSKLADEFLAKIGQ, translated from the coding sequence ATGACATCTGATAATAAAAAAGCCCAAATTGTTTCTATCCTCAACCAAAAAGGCGGCGTCGGCAAAACGACCACAACCGTTAATTTAAGCCATGCCGTGGGACTCAAAGAGTTTAAAGTCCTTGTAATCGATATGGACCCTCAGTGCAATGCTTCCATGATTTTAGGGAAGCTATCTCCCTTCGAGCAGCCAAAAACTATAGTTGATTTATTTACAAGTGAATCAAATATATCAGACTGCATTGTACCCACCAAATACAAAAATGTCGATATGGTCTCATCCCACATGGATCTGTTCGCCGTTAAAACACAAATTACAGGTACAACTGAAGGTGTTGTGGGCCTCAGAAAGAAAATAGACAAGGCAACTCTTTCGAAATACGATTTCATTATAATTGATTGCCAGCCTGATATCGGAGGAGCTCTTGTCACTAATGCCCTCGTTATTTCCGATAAGTACATCGTACCTGTAGGTGCTGAAGATGTTTTTGGACTGCGCGGAATCAAGCAGCTCGAAACAGCGGTAAAATCTGTAAGAGAATCCATCAATGAAAAAATCAAGATGCTCGGAGTCTTGATTACTATGGCTGACTACAGATCCAATGCCACCTCAGTCATGATCGAGACTATAAATACTCATTTCAAAGAAGGCGAAGTTTTCGAAACTGTAATAAAAAGAAACGCATCTATTAATACCGCTTTCATGCAAAATAAATCTGTCATTTCCCATGATGGGAGAACGCCAGGCGCGGTTGACTACTCGAAACTTGCAGATGAATTCTTAGCGAAAATAGGTCAGTAA
- a CDS encoding helix-turn-helix domain-containing protein → MKEQSVKGETKALIAKNFNISRETLYKYLNK, encoded by the coding sequence ATTAAGGAGCAATCAGTAAAAGGAGAGACCAAAGCCTTAATTGCTAAAAACTTCAATATTAGCAGAGAAACTCTTTATAAATATCTGAATAAATAA
- a CDS encoding TolC family protein, with translation MNEIETRAKENKAHLFEKQEPLINPLSLEEAIARALKYNLDYRAGLFETALAKSDLTISHFDMLPEIVSSAGYSHRNNESGGSSIYLSGPFAGTKSLTSTGSEEKDKRTSSIGLTWNVLDFGLSYVRAKQYADSVLVIEERRRKASQNLVQDVRFAYFKAAGAEMLSGKLKSLLEKCEVALSKYSKASEDRNVSLDESLVYQQTLLENIRLLKELMQKLSTSEIELATLINQPPGTNINFPDIDWDNTDDLTLDIPVKDIEELAFVYRPELREDEYRLRISAQEAKKAMLGMLPGINIYGGYYYDSNDFLYNNTWLNAGTQASLNLFNIFSGFNKLDAAEIKESMTRMMIKAKSMAVISQVNLSVQKYLIAKDEFNICKRLNSVSERLAARKEAEYKAGRIGELAALLPMMTSMVNSVRHILAFADLQNSVGRVINSTGIDLYNDKIEEKSLYDIAGSTYDNYKGWTMIKKYSINSYRIKP, from the coding sequence ATGAACGAAATTGAAACAAGAGCGAAAGAGAATAAAGCACATCTATTTGAAAAACAGGAACCCCTTATTAACCCCCTCTCATTAGAAGAGGCTATAGCAAGAGCTCTTAAGTATAATCTCGATTACAGAGCAGGACTTTTTGAGACAGCCCTTGCAAAAAGTGATTTAACGATAAGTCACTTCGATATGCTTCCTGAAATAGTATCTTCAGCAGGTTACAGTCACAGAAATAATGAAAGTGGAGGTTCAAGCATTTATCTGTCAGGTCCTTTTGCAGGAACAAAATCTCTAACTTCTACAGGCTCTGAGGAGAAAGACAAGCGTACATCAAGCATAGGCCTCACATGGAATGTGCTTGATTTTGGTCTGAGTTATGTCAGAGCCAAGCAATATGCTGACAGTGTTCTTGTAATAGAGGAGCGCAGAAGAAAAGCCTCACAGAATCTTGTTCAGGATGTCAGATTCGCCTACTTTAAAGCTGCCGGAGCCGAGATGCTTTCGGGAAAATTGAAAAGCCTGCTTGAAAAATGTGAGGTTGCCTTATCAAAATACAGCAAAGCATCTGAAGATCGGAATGTATCTTTGGATGAAAGCCTTGTTTATCAGCAAACCCTACTTGAAAACATACGACTATTGAAAGAGTTAATGCAAAAGCTTTCAACATCTGAAATTGAACTTGCCACACTCATAAATCAGCCGCCCGGAACAAATATTAATTTTCCTGATATTGACTGGGACAATACTGATGATTTGACTTTGGATATTCCTGTTAAAGATATTGAAGAACTTGCGTTTGTTTACAGACCCGAGTTGAGAGAAGATGAATATCGTCTGAGAATAAGTGCACAGGAAGCAAAAAAAGCGATGCTTGGCATGCTTCCGGGTATTAATATCTACGGCGGTTATTATTATGACAGCAACGATTTCCTTTATAACAATACATGGCTAAATGCTGGTACACAGGCATCTCTGAATTTATTCAATATATTTTCAGGTTTTAATAAATTAGATGCCGCAGAAATTAAAGAATCCATGACCAGAATGATGATAAAAGCAAAATCGATGGCCGTTATATCTCAGGTTAATTTGTCAGTTCAAAAATATTTAATCGCAAAGGATGAATTTAATATCTGCAAACGACTAAATTCTGTTTCTGAAAGACTTGCTGCGCGAAAAGAAGCTGAATATAAAGCAGGACGAATAGGGGAACTTGCGGCGTTATTGCCCATGATGACATCTATGGTAAACAGCGTCAGGCATATTCTTGCATTTGCAGACTTACAGAATTCAGTAGGCAGAGTAATAAATTCCACAGGTATAGATTTGTATAATGATAAGATTGAAGAAAAGTCCCTTTATGATATAGCCGGATCAACCTACGATAATTATAAAGGATGGACCATGATTAAAAAGTATTCAATTAATTCGTACAGGATAAAACCTTAA
- a CDS encoding FG-GAP-like repeat-containing protein produces MNKNRFLLILFLLVIDFRIAVAFASGNIDDSSKSDSEYLSNNIDNTEAVGIDLSDKNNDQESNNSVNKDSNSEKDDGRSGEPPVTGQAAGFPLITSKIDFGSFNISANSSSGSFNSGIQIAIPSGRQGLTPDLTLHYQNSKKNGWLGIGWDLSFGVIQRSTKDGLDYESNKFEIKNMGGDDDLVDKAAIWGEGYFGKKIESEFSKFYYSTQHSSSANGGWIVYARDGKKMYFGSTPSSRYENSKGVFAWYLDKIEDANGNNIIFSYNKDNGTLYPSEIKYTGHANGSTPGYKIDFVLEDRPDAFLSCIDQATIASTAKRLSSIQIYTLAEGHEKQIRNFILNYSEDDSFSAPPTDEENWTRNSNRSQLISVTQEDPQSNKRLPSVKIGWGVYNPIDPVLNALEGQAYPLCMADMGYKQEFDCESPQHTEECWDRIYWADINGDGKQELVYYNQVNNNGLLSIYGIDKSGGRQELVKDYFLAPFEKAPDFKYKLESQEPIMKEGRSVLSFMDLNGDSRADVVYKPTAGQNIYYRLSESKDGEIAFGDEHLLSFDSQSVPPKGLPAIYDVLPTDINGDGRSDLIICAKNKTRYLAISRPDETFQYQGQMEIGVFQNGFYALVDFNGDGIADIFKIHRDKYIVYLGKGDGTFFDEEIPTYVPNSTNFAQTGGRQKVLLNDINKDGLIDLVFYYYKNPKNMLYCYYGNGDGTFGRTPSNQRVHIPDSYVRVLPDGAEMHNKALTHLADIDKDGNTDVIFQGARYIWGKPSDGELVKSISNGKGSEVSIEYKPSSDFDEEIPLPFVTPVVSKILLKSRKNMENNESEFNYSYSNGYFDKKEREFRGFKYMTVDRPDGSTVITTYHQDAFRKGRASKVEGFRHSEPMAKAGGESSGDLLFRFNYNWAPLPDIYGSEDPPEPGDEDEPPIINRLWAHVYLISETSELIYGDCGSECAVNKRINYTYNHENGFVKSEAIIGRLGDPWAADESIVNTYDYTQISNHEWMWRISKKTLDTSDANNDDVGMLAKASARLPDSLSSFIQKSVKSLRAYAFPTTIVRQTEFTDFDVSGNPKTEKRYLEGKPSLIITYDYDDYGNTTKVIDAKGYATETVYDSQTNTYPAKIVYPATTESVSSRITEHIVEYPKYDYNAGKPIEEKGRNYSRNSKDTTTYEYDGFGRLIKTNKPEGGWIQNTYFDFDDGRPNYTVTNTWGGSKSGDIIESITYIDGLGRKIQETTRGAQSVFLATRTYYDNMGRVSRVVGPFETNSYLFVESPDEGNSKVAETEYDEHNNPTLVRSYDTNHGALTTQYEYAGSSTTIKDPDGSTKEIIKDCIGRISQVYDGIWVSYTYNAANDLVIVTKENSNLEFPEIVTKMHYDTLGRMFKKEDPDLGVWNYYYDNNGNLTNYTDGNGNSIIQLFDEQNRIVQRKYKSKTPPVLWKYDQPECSNSIGKLTYVEKGDIKDSFSYDIEGRQIRKTRNILNSINYITETKYDVAGRIEEINYPGTGGYKASYNYHPGTSLVSSVTTQDASASIGAYTPSGQIKQIVYGDGVTTNYSYDSKSSRLGTIKTTLPGSGDAVQDLAYTYTKAGDVKTITDNASGSLRTYEYGERHQLKSEITDCYTSEPNTDVYYDYDYADYDYHPDPIKPHAVKYLNVYTDDDYDRVEYRYDSNGNMTDHASVNASGDVTQRKISFNSDNMPVNISSGGSAAVEIVYDGDNKRAVKTSGYGTSYYAGDIFEERTGKQVRYIFAGNQRIASSSPGEAPVYFHKDHLGSTTVLTRNGTLYSPAGGYYPYGLERSPVGDAEVHYTFTDQERDTETGLMNYDARLYDPALAQFLSPDTVTPDWYDPISLNRYAYCRNNPLKYTDPDGHIWQFAVLALISYVGSDLTNPSNVNAPEASNTVLVDSKTNANVAGEYATITGGLLFGSLAVQAIKDVDNAGKKLEETVPELADDASEIPNQLHHFATNKNKTYTPRMKKIADQYGLDLGDSWNKEIMPHQGRHPNVYHDFVERGMERAAREAGKDTGEFLNLFEKYIKEPVRQNPSLLRKFGWE; encoded by the coding sequence ATGAACAAAAATAGATTTTTATTAATACTTTTCCTATTAGTAATAGATTTTAGAATAGCAGTTGCATTTGCTTCAGGGAATATAGACGATAGCTCAAAAAGTGATTCTGAATATTTATCCAATAATATAGATAATACTGAAGCTGTTGGCATAGATTTATCTGATAAAAATAATGATCAGGAATCAAATAATAGTGTCAATAAAGATTCTAATTCGGAAAAGGATGATGGCAGGTCAGGAGAACCACCTGTTACTGGACAAGCAGCCGGCTTCCCTCTAATAACAAGCAAGATAGATTTTGGCTCTTTCAATATTTCAGCGAATTCTTCAAGTGGCAGTTTCAATTCAGGAATACAAATTGCTATCCCCTCGGGCCGCCAAGGCTTAACACCAGACTTAACATTACATTATCAGAATAGTAAAAAAAATGGCTGGCTGGGTATCGGCTGGGATTTATCTTTTGGAGTTATTCAACGATCCACAAAAGATGGTCTTGATTATGAAAGTAATAAGTTTGAAATCAAGAATATGGGCGGAGATGATGATCTCGTTGATAAAGCTGCAATTTGGGGCGAAGGCTATTTTGGCAAGAAAATAGAATCAGAATTCAGTAAATTCTATTATTCGACTCAACATTCTTCATCGGCAAATGGAGGATGGATTGTATATGCAAGAGATGGTAAAAAAATGTACTTTGGAAGTACACCTTCTTCTCGTTATGAAAATAGTAAAGGGGTCTTTGCTTGGTATTTAGACAAGATAGAAGATGCTAATGGCAATAACATAATTTTTTCTTATAATAAAGACAACGGAACGCTATATCCTTCTGAAATAAAATACACAGGACATGCAAATGGTAGCACACCAGGCTATAAAATAGATTTTGTTCTTGAAGATAGACCAGATGCTTTTTTAAGTTGTATTGATCAAGCAACAATAGCTTCTACTGCAAAGCGGCTATCATCAATACAGATTTATACTCTTGCGGAAGGTCATGAAAAACAAATACGAAATTTTATACTTAACTATTCTGAGGATGATTCTTTTTCTGCTCCACCTACGGATGAAGAAAATTGGACAAGAAATAGTAATAGATCACAATTGATCTCTGTTACACAGGAAGATCCTCAAAGCAATAAAAGACTTCCTTCAGTTAAAATAGGGTGGGGGGTGTATAATCCAATAGATCCTGTTTTAAATGCCTTGGAAGGTCAAGCTTATCCTTTATGCATGGCGGACATGGGGTACAAACAGGAGTTTGATTGTGAGTCTCCACAGCACACTGAGGAATGCTGGGATCGAATTTATTGGGCAGATATAAATGGTGATGGAAAACAAGAGCTTGTTTATTATAATCAAGTTAATAACAATGGTTTGCTATCTATTTACGGCATTGACAAAAGTGGAGGTCGACAAGAGCTTGTAAAAGATTATTTTTTAGCGCCTTTTGAAAAAGCGCCCGATTTTAAATATAAACTCGAATCTCAAGAACCAATAATGAAAGAGGGTCGATCTGTATTGAGTTTTATGGATCTAAATGGAGATTCACGAGCTGACGTAGTTTATAAACCAACAGCTGGTCAAAACATATATTACAGATTATCCGAAAGCAAGGATGGTGAAATCGCTTTCGGAGACGAGCACTTGCTTTCATTTGATTCTCAATCTGTTCCACCAAAGGGCTTACCTGCTATCTACGATGTTCTTCCTACTGATATAAATGGTGACGGAAGATCCGATCTTATAATCTGTGCTAAGAATAAAACACGATATCTGGCAATTTCAAGACCAGACGAAACCTTCCAGTACCAAGGGCAAATGGAAATAGGTGTTTTCCAAAATGGATTTTATGCTCTTGTTGATTTTAATGGTGATGGAATCGCAGATATTTTTAAAATACACCGGGATAAATACATTGTTTATTTAGGCAAGGGTGACGGCACTTTTTTTGACGAAGAAATTCCTACTTATGTACCAAACTCAACAAATTTTGCACAGACAGGTGGCAGGCAAAAGGTATTGTTGAATGATATAAACAAAGATGGCTTAATTGATTTAGTGTTCTATTACTATAAAAATCCAAAAAATATGCTTTATTGCTATTATGGCAATGGAGATGGAACATTTGGAAGAACACCTTCTAACCAAAGAGTTCATATACCTGATAGCTATGTAAGAGTCCTTCCAGATGGTGCGGAAATGCACAACAAAGCTTTGACGCATCTGGCTGATATAGACAAGGATGGAAATACTGACGTTATATTTCAAGGGGCTCGATACATTTGGGGAAAACCATCGGACGGTGAACTTGTCAAATCAATATCCAACGGCAAAGGCTCCGAAGTTTCAATAGAATACAAACCTAGCTCTGATTTTGATGAGGAAATTCCTTTACCATTCGTTACTCCTGTTGTTTCCAAAATTTTATTAAAATCCAGAAAAAATATGGAAAACAACGAATCTGAATTCAATTATTCCTACAGCAATGGTTATTTTGATAAAAAGGAAAGAGAATTCAGAGGGTTTAAATATATGACAGTTGATAGGCCGGATGGCTCAACCGTCATAACCACATATCACCAGGATGCTTTTAGAAAAGGAAGAGCTTCAAAGGTAGAGGGCTTTCGGCATTCAGAGCCTATGGCAAAGGCGGGTGGTGAATCGAGTGGTGATCTTCTCTTTAGATTTAACTATAACTGGGCGCCTCTTCCAGATATTTATGGAAGCGAAGATCCTCCAGAGCCTGGAGACGAAGATGAACCTCCTATAATAAATCGTTTATGGGCGCATGTATATCTTATTTCTGAAACGTCTGAGCTTATCTATGGGGATTGTGGAAGTGAATGTGCTGTTAATAAAAGAATTAATTATACCTACAACCATGAAAATGGTTTTGTTAAATCAGAAGCAATAATTGGGCGTTTAGGCGATCCTTGGGCTGCTGATGAGTCTATTGTCAACACTTATGATTACACACAGATTAGTAATCATGAGTGGATGTGGCGTATAAGTAAAAAAACATTAGATACATCTGACGCAAATAATGATGATGTAGGGATGCTTGCAAAAGCTTCTGCTCGTCTTCCTGATTCTTTAAGTAGCTTTATTCAAAAATCTGTTAAATCATTAAGGGCTTATGCATTTCCAACAACGATTGTAAGACAAACGGAATTTACCGATTTCGACGTCTCAGGAAATCCAAAGACAGAAAAACGCTACCTTGAAGGCAAGCCGTCTCTTATAATAACCTATGATTATGACGACTATGGAAATACTACGAAAGTTATAGATGCTAAGGGCTATGCAACAGAAACAGTTTATGACAGCCAGACGAATACTTATCCTGCCAAAATAGTATACCCAGCCACCACGGAGTCTGTTTCATCCAGAATAACAGAACATATAGTGGAATATCCTAAGTATGATTACAATGCCGGGAAACCCATCGAGGAAAAAGGCAGAAACTATAGCAGAAACAGTAAGGACACTACTACTTACGAGTATGACGGTTTTGGCAGACTCATAAAAACCAATAAACCTGAAGGTGGTTGGATACAAAATACCTATTTTGATTTTGATGATGGAAGACCCAATTATACTGTCACAAACACATGGGGCGGATCAAAGAGCGGCGATATTATTGAAAGCATAACTTACATTGATGGCCTTGGTAGAAAAATTCAGGAAACTACAAGAGGCGCTCAATCTGTTTTTCTTGCCACACGTACTTATTACGACAATATGGGGCGTGTCTCCAGGGTTGTAGGACCTTTTGAAACGAATTCCTATTTGTTTGTCGAGTCTCCAGATGAAGGAAACTCAAAAGTCGCAGAAACAGAATATGATGAGCATAATAACCCAACTCTTGTCAGAAGTTATGATACCAATCATGGCGCTCTGACAACTCAATATGAATATGCTGGTTCGTCAACCACCATAAAAGATCCTGATGGTTCAACAAAAGAAATCATAAAGGATTGTATTGGCAGAATTTCGCAAGTGTATGATGGAATATGGGTTTCCTATACATATAATGCCGCCAATGATCTTGTAATTGTGACAAAAGAAAATTCTAATCTCGAGTTCCCAGAAATTGTTACAAAAATGCATTACGATACCCTTGGTCGAATGTTCAAAAAAGAAGATCCTGACCTTGGGGTATGGAACTATTACTACGATAATAATGGAAATCTCACCAATTATACAGACGGAAACGGCAATTCCATAATCCAGCTATTTGATGAGCAAAACCGAATAGTACAGAGAAAATATAAATCAAAAACACCTCCTGTTTTGTGGAAATATGACCAGCCTGAATGTTCAAATTCCATAGGGAAACTGACTTATGTTGAAAAGGGAGATATAAAAGATTCTTTTTCATATGACATCGAAGGCCGTCAAATCAGAAAAACCAGAAATATACTGAATTCGATCAATTATATTACTGAAACAAAATATGACGTAGCAGGAAGAATAGAGGAGATCAACTATCCAGGAACAGGAGGCTATAAGGCCAGCTATAACTATCATCCTGGAACATCTCTTGTTTCTTCTGTCACCACTCAGGATGCAAGCGCATCTATTGGCGCATATACCCCAAGCGGCCAGATAAAACAGATCGTTTATGGTGACGGAGTAACAACAAATTACTCATATGATTCAAAATCATCAAGGCTGGGAACCATAAAGACGACTCTTCCTGGTTCAGGAGACGCTGTTCAAGATCTTGCATACACATATACAAAAGCCGGAGACGTTAAGACAATAACGGATAATGCATCCGGAAGCCTCAGGACTTATGAATATGGCGAGCGCCATCAGCTGAAATCGGAAATTACCGATTGTTATACATCTGAGCCTAATACCGATGTTTATTATGATTATGATTATGCAGATTATGATTATCACCCTGACCCCATAAAACCGCATGCGGTAAAATATCTTAATGTCTATACAGATGATGATTATGACCGAGTAGAATACCGGTATGACTCCAACGGTAACATGACGGATCATGCATCCGTAAACGCATCCGGTGATGTTACCCAAAGAAAGATCTCGTTTAACTCGGACAATATGCCTGTCAATATTTCATCGGGCGGTTCGGCTGCGGTTGAAATAGTGTATGACGGAGACAATAAACGTGCGGTCAAGACCTCTGGTTACGGAACTTCATATTACGCAGGAGATATTTTTGAAGAGCGCACTGGCAAGCAGGTCAGGTATATATTCGCCGGAAACCAGAGGATAGCAAGCTCATCTCCTGGCGAGGCTCCTGTATATTTCCACAAGGATCATCTTGGCAGCACGACTGTTCTGACAAGAAACGGGACGCTTTATTCACCTGCCGGAGGTTATTATCCTTACGGCCTTGAACGCTCGCCTGTTGGAGACGCCGAGGTTCACTACACCTTCACGGATCAGGAAAGAGACACTGAAACCGGCCTGATGAACTATGACGCAAGGCTCTATGATCCTGCTCTGGCTCAATTTCTTTCTCCTGATACCGTTACTCCGGACTGGTACGATCCCATCAGTCTGAACAGGTATGCTTACTGCAGGAATAATCCTCTGAAGTACACAGATCCGGATGGGCATATTTGGCAGTTTGCAGTTCTGGCTTTGATATCTTATGTCGGTTCTGATTTAACAAATCCTAGTAACGTAAATGCTCCTGAGGCTTCCAATACGGTTTTAGTTGATAGTAAAACTAACGCTAATGTAGCTGGTGAATATGCAACGATTACAGGAGGCCTGCTTTTTGGATCTTTGGCTGTCCAAGCGATTAAAGATGTCGACAATGCCGGTAAAAAACTTGAAGAGACAGTGCCTGAGCTTGCAGATGATGCGTCAGAGATACCAAATCAATTACATCATTTTGCTACCAATAAAAATAAGACATACACTCCACGTATGAAGAAGATCGCGGATCAATACGGACTTGACTTAGGTGATTCATGGAATAAGGAGATCATGCCACATCAAGGACGGCATCCTAACGTTTATCATGATTTTGTGGAGCGTGGAATGGAGCGAGCAGCCCGTGAAGCTGGAAAAGACACAGGCGAGTTTTTAAACCTTTTTGAAAAATATATCAAAGAACCAGTTCGACAAAATCCTAGCTTGTTAAGAAAATTTGGATGGGAATAG
- a CDS encoding imm11 family protein translates to MKYFQMTYSEDNDYEPYGVAYAAPDVDPFLLPISGTKIESWSPLSLELRDGEFADYLTNDLGVRLCSENLQKIIENNRSENDQLQWLEAIVSDVNGHCKKYFVLHFPENYSVINKEKSIMAGDMIVKPVLNISIVKSHNIFTLPGEAGRTIFVSECLKKIIDKIKLSGLAFTKVSAV, encoded by the coding sequence ATGAAATACTTTCAAATGACATATTCTGAAGACAATGATTATGAGCCATATGGTGTAGCCTATGCCGCTCCTGATGTAGACCCATTTTTACTTCCTATAAGCGGAACAAAAATCGAATCATGGTCACCACTATCGCTTGAATTACGGGATGGTGAATTTGCAGATTATTTAACAAATGATTTAGGGGTAAGATTATGTTCTGAGAATTTGCAAAAGATTATAGAAAATAATCGTTCGGAAAATGATCAATTGCAGTGGCTGGAGGCTATTGTTTCAGACGTAAATGGGCACTGTAAAAAATATTTCGTGCTCCATTTCCCCGAAAATTATTCTGTCATTAATAAAGAAAAGTCCATAATGGCAGGGGATATGATCGTGAAACCTGTACTTAATATAAGTATTGTAAAAAGCCACAACATATTCACACTTCCAGGAGAAGCAGGAAGAACCATTTTTGTATCAGAATGTTTAAAAAAAATCATTGATAAAATTAAGTTGTCAGGTTTGGCATTCACGAAAGTATCAGCAGTATAA